The DNA window TTTGCCCCATGATCGACGACACAGGCGCCAGCTGCGGCTTGACGCCGGTCGGCATTTTTTCCTGCACCAGCTGCAGGCGTTCCGTCACGATCTGGCGATCGTTGTAAATGTCGGTCCCCCAGTCAAACTCGACATAGATCACGCTGATGCCGACTCCGGAGGAACTGCGGACCGCTTCGACGCCGTTGGCTCCGTTGATGGCGGTCTCCAGCGGGAAGGTGATCACCGCTTCGACCTCTTCCGGCGCCATGCCGGGGGCTTCCGTCATGACGACCACGCGCGGCCGGTTCAGGTTGGGGAAAACATCGATATCCATGTTGATCGCGGTCCACGTACCGTAGCCGATCAGAAACATGGAGAAAGCAACCACCAGCAACCGCTGGCGGAGCGAGAATTGAATAATGGCGTTCAGCATGGACGACTCCAGAGACGCAGCGCTCGGCGGCAGGGCGGATCAAAGAACAGGCGGCGGGGACTAGTGGTTGTGCCCCGCGTGCGGGTCGACCGCGCCTCCAGATTTGTTTTTGAGCGCCATCTGCAGCTGGGCGGCTCCGCTCATGGCGACGGTATCGCCGGGGTAAATCGTGCCGTCGTTGGCGATCACCGTGAAGAACTGGTCCTGGTATTCCACCTGGACCGGGACGCGGTCAAAGTGATCGCTGTTCTGCTGAAAGACGTAATACTCCACGCCGTCTTTTGCCACGGCATCGATCGGCAGCACGATCCGCTCGTCCCATCGCTCCATGGGAACCAGCAACTGCATCCGCTGGCCCGGCTTGAACTGCCAGGTGAAAAAGCGATGGCCGTCGTCGGACGTAGATTCGTTGACGATTCTGTTCGGCAGGTTAACGTAAAAATGCAGCGCCCGGGAATCGGCTTCAACTTCGTTGTCGACGTAGACAATTTTGAGGCCGTTGATCGGTTGCACGTCCTTCCGGCTGTTTTCCGGCAGGGCGCGGATACCCCAGCCTTCACGAGCCGCTTCAATCAGCTCGGCGGCTTCCTGTTCAAACGCGCGGCCCTGAATGTAAAGTTGCCCATAATCCATCAGCAGGCACAGCGAAGCGCCGGCGTCGACATACTGGCCGGGCCGGACCGACAGAGTCCGCACCGTAAAGGGATACTTGTCGGCGTCGTCGGCCCGATGACTGGGTCGGGCGGGAGCCAAAACGGTGACAGACTGCACCAGCTTGCGGTCCTGCATGATGCTGTCAACCTGTTCCTGGGACAGGCCGTGCAGCAGCAGGCTTTGCTGCTGGGCGTTGATGGCGGCCTGGATTTTCCCTTGTTCGTACTGGCGTTCCAGCAACCGTTTGCCGGCGACGGCGCCGCTTTCGACGATCGTTTCCAGGCGCCGAATCTCACGGACTTCGACATCGAGTTCTTCGGCCGATCGAAGCAGGTCGCTCTGGGCGCGGACCAGTTCTTCGTGCGTGAGACGCAGGTCGAACAGGGGCTGGCCCGGTTCGACTGCTTCGCCTTCAATCGGATAGACGCGTGTCACCCGGCCGCCCATGGTGGCGGTGACTTCGATCTGCGCACGCCCCGGTCGGCCAATAACAATCGCCGGCACCGACGCGGTGCGGACGAACGTTTCCAGCTTGACCTGTGCCGTTTTCAGGCCAATGTTCTTCCGCGCCTGGGCGGACAGTTCCAGCGAGTTGCCTTCGTCGTGGCCGGCGTGGTCGTGCCCTGAGTGATCATGTCCCGCATGATCGTCGGCTTCGATTTCCGCGTCGGGATTCAGCCAGGCGTTCAGGTGTGGAAGCAATTGCTTATGGTACCAGGCGGCCGCTGCGACCGCGGCGATCAGCAGCACAAGGCCCATGGACCACTGGGCGAGGCTTGTCGGGGTTGGGCTGGCGTTGGTTGTTTTGTCTGGCTTGGCAGTCTGGGTTTCCATCGGAATCTTCTCCCCGAGCAGGTTGAAATCGCCTGGCGCCAGCGCTTCGATCTTCCGCGCGCAAGAATGCGCAGCAGGGAAATACAGAGAGCGTCAGGCAGCCGCTATGCGGCCAGGCAGTACAGAAGAAACAGCCCGGTCCAGGGACCGGCCATGCCCTGCGTTACAGACGCAGGACTGCCAGGAAGAGATGCAGCCGCAAAGGCCGCAGCGGTTGCATGCCGTCGGGAACGACCGACGCCGTTACCGTGCTCGGGACAACGCACTCCTGCAGTCGCAGCGGCAGGAGCAGCAGACTGGTCACGCTGGAAATCTCGTTTTCCGGCGAAATCTCCGTGCGGGCGAAGTTGCACTTGACCCCATCGCAGTCATGCGAGCCCGGGCAAGCGGGCTGGTCGGACGTTGGAGCAGGCTCCAGCACCAGGGCCGTCGAGAGGTCGACGTCTTCCGCATGACCCGTGCAGCAACAGGAAGGGGGCGACCTGCGTGAGGCCGACGACGCCGTGGATGCGTTGCAACACGTCGACTCCAGTGCGTGCGCATGGTGGAAGCAGCAACCAAACGTTGCGTGCAGCACCAGGGCCGTAATCAGGAGGCGTGTCGCCAGAAATTGCATACCGACATCAAATCGAAAAGAAACGAATCCCGCAGCATGATTTATACCCCACGAACTGGCCGCGAGCAAGCCGAATCTTACCCGGCGGCGTGGCGATGCAGGTCGAAGTTGATACGCAAGTCATTTGTTTTGAAACGCTTACGACGAAGTGGCTTCGCGTGGTCCGGCTTCCTCCGCCAGGCGTGCGGTCCAGTCCTCGACGTCGAGGACTTCGCTCAGCAGCATTTGCTGGGCGCACAAAATGGCCCGGTGCAGTTCTTCAGCCGTGACCTGGCCGGCGGAGTTTGACAGTGCGAGCGTGCCGGTCGCATCGCTCAGGAATTCGACCGTCAGGCCGCGGTGCACGGCTTGCCGGGCGGTCGTATCGCAGCACATGTGGGTCATGTAGCCGGCGATGGTGACAGTATCGATCTGTCGCTCGCTTAGCCACTCTTCCAGCGGCGTGTTCGTGAAGCTGCCGGGCAGTGTTTTTTCGATCAGCAGGTCGTGCGGCCGGCGCTGGACTTCGGGATGCAGTTCCCAGCCGGGCGTTCCTTTCTGGAAGAACGGTTTGGCCGGATCGGGAAAGTGGTGCTGCACCACGATCGTCGCCGCTTTGCCGGCCGCTGCGTCCATTGCCTGGAGGATCTTCTCCAGGTGGCCCGCCGGGTGCGTAATGGGGAGCGCGCCGGTGAAGTATTCCTGTTGTACGTCGATCACCAGCAAGGCGCGTTTCATGGCAGGGCTCACTCGAGAGAGGAAAGGAAGCGCAAGGGCGGCCGTCGGTGGTTACTCGCGGCCGTCGTCGACGCCGTTGCTATTTTTGTCAACGACTCCGGACTGCGGATGGTCGAGCACGGCTTGCCAGGCGATCTTGCGGAAGACGCGATCCAGCTCGCGACTGGGATAGTCGGGGGCGCCGCCGAAGTTGACGTCCCCTTCGATCAGCTCGGGCGACCGGCCATACAGCGTGGCGTAAAACAGGTAACCTTCCAGCTGATCAAAGCCGGGTCCCAGGTGGCCGATTCGATCTTTCCAGAAGGTTCGTTTTTTGCCGCCGACCAGCGTGTGGATGCCTTCGACGCCCGGCAACTCGCCCCGATGGTAGTATTCGGCCGCCAGCACCATGGCTCGGCATGTCGGCAAGACAAACACCTTGCCGGGATACTTTTTGTTGAGCGTGTCGACGACTCCGCCGAACATCTCTTGGCGGTCTTCTCCCATCTGGGCAATGGTCTGGGCGGAGAGGCCGTCTTCCGTGGCAGGCAGCTTCCGCAGCTGGTCGATTTGCGGCCAGGCGTCCATCAGATAGAACTTCATGTGCGGATTGTATTTGAGGCAAAAGTCGATCCAGCAGGAGTAATACGCGGGACGGTCGTGATAGTACGGCCCCCACAGCATGGCGTCCCACTCCGCATTGGCGATCGAGGCCATCAGCTTGGGCGTCGGCTTCCCGTCAAACTGAAAGATGCCGTTCTCCTGCTCCCATTTATATCGGGCGCTGCCGGTCATGCCTCCGCCGGTGTGTGTCAGCAGCGGCGGCTGGGTCAGTCCGGCCGCCAGGGCGACGCGGTAAAAAGTGGCGTAGCCAGGCCCCATGAAGCTGTGGCCCGTGCTGACAATGCGCAACGAGCCGTCGGCCGGTTTTTCATGGGAGACGACGGCTCCCCGGTTCTGGCCGATCGCCTTGGCGTAGATGTCGGCGATTTCCTCCGGCGTGCGGTAGACGGTCGCATGTTCAGGGAACCGGTCGGCGTCCCACCCAGGGTTGATGCTGGGTTCCGGCGGCGCGCCCAGATCCATGCGGAATTCGCCGGAATCGGCCGGCGAGCGGGCCTGTTTTAGCTGGTAAGCGGCCGCTTCCGTCGCGGTCAGCAGGCCGTCGCCATTGGCGTCAGCGGCGGGAAAACGCTTGAGCCACTTCGCCAGACGTTCGGCCGACGGCTCGCCAAAAGCCAGGCCGCACGGCAGGAACAGCATCATCAGTAGCAGCAGCGGCAGTTTCCACTTCATCGTTTTCCATCCTCCGCAGGCAGCAGACAGGTTGTCAGAATCGGGCCCGCAAAAGCAGGAATCCCCGCGATATTCTAACAGCTGCGAACTCCCGGCTCGAATCCCTGCCGGTTGGATATTTGTGCTTTCGGAACGCCGGCGCGGATTGTCTGGCTGTCGTGGGAGCGACGGAATGGGCGATGCAGGCCGGACTACCCCTGGTGCGGCTGCGTCTGGATGTGCTCGGGCTGGAAACCCATGCCCACGACTTTGCCGGCTTTGCGTCGCAGCCAGGGGGCAAACAGCCAGGCGAAGGTCCGGGCGTACCAGGGGAGCGAGAACGTTTTGTCCGGCGACGCGCTGTTGTCGAAGATCATCGCGTGCATCCTCACTTGCACCCACTGCATTCTTCTGGCGGGCGGAGAGCGGCGGGCCTGCACGGCCTGCAGATCGCGGAGCGCCAGGGTTCCTTTTCGCAGCGGTTCGACCAGCAGGTTCGCCGTGGCCACCGCGTCCTGCACCGCCAGATTGATGCCGACGCCGCCCATGGGGGACATGGCGTGGGCCGCATCACCGATGAACAACAGGCCTTCGTCGCACCAGTTTTCCAGATGGTTGATCTGCACCGTCAGCAGTTTCACCTCGTCCCATCCGCCCAGTTCCTGGGCGCTGGCCGCCAGCGGCGGGCAGGTGGCGGCGACCGAGTCGCGGAACGCCTGGATCCCGGCTTCCTGGATCTGCGGGAAGGCGCCTTTACGAATGATCATGGCGACCTGGTAGTGCGTTCGCCGGGGGATCGTCACCAGCATGTGGTTTTGGCGGAACCAGCCCAGCGTGTGGCCGTCGTCGTTCTCGGGTCGATCCAGTCGAAACCAGAGCACGTCGATCGGGACGCCCTTCTCAACTGGCTTGCGGTCGGTGGCTTCACGCAGTTGCGAGCCGCGGCCATCCGCTCCCACCACAAGATCGGCCCGGATCTCGTATTCGCCCTGGTCGCCTTCGCAGCGCACGCCGACGACCTTGCCGTTTTCGCGAATCAGATCGGTCGCTTTGGTGTTCATCCGCAGTTCAAAGGCAGGGAACTCGCGAGCTTTCTCGCTGAGCAGGTTCAGCAGATCCCATTGCGGGACAAACCCGATAAACTTGCAATGGGTGGGCAAGTGGGCGAACGTCGGGCCGTCCACCGACTGGCCTTCAAAGTTGACCTTCAGTTGCTCCGCGCGAAAATCAACGATGGGGAGGAATTCCTCCAGCAGATCCAGTTCGTAAAGTAGTTCCAGGGTCGACGGATGAATCGTATCGCCGCGGAAGTCACGCAAGAAATCGGCGTGCTTTTCCACGACGATAACTTTGACGCCCGAGCGGGCGAGCAGATAGCCCAGGAAAATACCGGCGGGACCGCCGCCTGCGACGCAGACGGTGGTTTGAACGTTTGGCGACACGGGGCTTCTCCATGGGGGCGTGTCGCCGGAGTCATTCCGGTGTCGACGGGGTTGGGTCAGGTCGCCTCCCGCCACGCTTCTGGCGGGAGGGACGCTTCATTGGGGATCACGGCAATCATCAACAGGAACAGCCCCACCACAATGTGGTTCTGATTCCAGGGAGAAGGCGACGCCTCCGCCAGGCGGCCGTAAATGGCTATCGCGGGAGCCAGCACCACCAGCAGCAAATGGGCGTGCCGGGTAGTCCGCCAATACGATAACCCCGCCAGCACGCCGACGACCAGGGCGGCCGTCGTATCAAACAGCACGGCGCCAGGCCGGCCTTGTGCGGCAAAAATATAAGGGCTCATCGCCAGCCAGACTGCCGTGTTGATTTCGATCACGCGGCCCCACATCAGTTCACCTCGCGAGCAAGCAGGGTCTCTGCGGCGGCCGCAGCCTCCGGACTGGGAAAGCCCCAGAATGTATTCCATAACACCCGCCAATTGTGGTCCTGCTTCCACACGATCCACAAGTAAGTTAACGAAGCGCGGACTTCGTCCCAAGACCAGTAAACCAGAATCAGGGAGATGGCAGCCGTCACCAGGCAAAGGAAGCACCAGTAACCAATGATCGTCGCCTGCAGCAGGACCAGCACCACGCTGACGATTCCCAGCGGGATGACATCGATCCCAAACAGAATCACCAGCCAGGGTCGATACTGCCAGCGACGGGTTGAACCGGCGAAGCCCAAAATAGCGTCGCCCAGATACGCCAGTACGCCGAGTGCGGCGTCGTGGATCCCCAGCATGTGGAACATCCGTTTGGCGGCGTCCGAGGTGATGACCTTGTTGCTGTCGTCGCCAAAAACCGGATCCCAGACGTTCTCGGTCAGGCCCCACTGGTAAAGCGCCAGGTGCGACGAGATCCCGGCCGCGACCATCGCCAGGATGCAGATCGGGATCCTCTGACTCCAGGCTGAAGGGTTGTGTCCGTACGGCGGAACCGTACGTTCTAATTCACTCGGCATTTCAACATCCTCTTGGTCGTTAGCGGTCCAGCTGGTTCTGGCGATACCATTGATCGGGATCCTCTTGTAGCGCGTTCACCATGGCCGGCAGTTCTTCCAGCAAGCGATGCTGCGGCTCCCAGCCAAGCAGGCTTTTGGCCCGTGAAATATCCAGCGCGTAGTGATCGTCCGCCATGTCGACCATGAACGGTTTAATGAAGGCTTCGCCCCCGGACAAAGCGTCGGTCACGGCGGCGCCCGCCTTGGCGACCAGCGGCGGAACATACAGGGTGGACCAGGCCTTGCCGTGGATCAGCTTGCCGATCGCCTCCTGCAGTTGTCCGTAAGAAGGCGGGTTCGGTTCGCCGACCAGGATGGCCGTATGCGGCGGGATCGACTTCCGCCTGTCCACGCAGCGGACGATCGCGTCGATGGTGTCTTCCAGATGAACGACCGTCTGTCCCGCAGCGGTGTCGCCGGGGAAAAAGTGGCTCTGGAAGTCCTTCTCGTAGATGCGTTTGATCTGCTGCACCAGGGTGGGCTGCACGCCTTCTTCCGTGTAGACGCCGGCAATCCGAAGCGCGACGGAAGGCGCCTGGGGATGCTGCTCAAAAATCACTCGCTCGGTATCGATCTTGCTTTGTGGGTACGGCCATTTCGCCAGCAGCGGATCATCTTCGGTGATGCGCTCGCCGACTTCGCATGGCGCATGCACCAGCATGGTGCTGGTGAACACGAACTGTTCCAGCTGGAAACCTTCCAGCGCGTTCAGCAGACGATCGGTCCCTTCCACGGTGATTTTCTGGTAGAGCGGACTGTCTTCCCCGGAGAAGTCGTAATAGGCGGCCATATGCACCACGCTGGCGATTTGCACGCCGACCCGTTCACGCACCTGGGAGAGGGCTGTCTGGACGCTGGCGTCGTCGGTCAAATCGCAGGGAATGTGCTCGATGGAGGGAGGCGTGTCAGAGGCGTCCGCTGGTTCTTCCACGTCCAGACCGAAAACCAGATATCCCTGGGCGGCCAGGGCAGCGCAAGCGTTTTGTCCGAGCATCCCGGAACTTCCGGTGACGAGGACGACAGGCTGCTTGTTGTTGGTAGTGTTCATAATCGATGGCTCCTTGCAGAAGGCTGAAGTTCGCAGGTGTGCTTGCCAGTTGACTGTGCAACTCCTGCGCCATCGCCGTTCCTTCCCCTGGAAACCCGAAAAAACCGCAGGCGACCGTCGATAGCGAGCGAAATTGTTCGCCCATCGACCACACCGGCCGCCGTCGCATCAACGGGCGAGTTCCGCTGCGGCAGCAGAAAAAGGAAGACCCGCCCCGAGATTCAGGCTGGGGGACGCGAGCGCTGGATGCGGACTCGCCAGCGAATCTGGCGGGACTGGGACGGAGGGATGTCAGGATCTGACATCGCAGAATGGACGGTCGTCGCGGTCGTCAGCCGTCGCGGTCGTCAGTCGTCGCGGTCGTCAGTCGTCGCGACGGCGAAGGTTCACGTCGGTCGGCGTGTTGGTCTGGGCGTACCACGTCCGCCATTGCTCTTTGTTGAAGCCCAGCTGGCCGCCGGTCAGGTGCTGCAGGGCGCTCAGCACGCCCTGGTTGCCGACTTCCTTCTGCAGGATTTTTGCTTTGCTGCCTGCGCTCAGGCCGCCGGCTCCGGCGTTGATTTGTCCCAGGCCGCCGCCTCCTCCGCCGCCAGAGATCTGGATTCGCTGGATCGAAGTCAACGCCTCGATCAGCAAGGGGGCCGCCTGTTTATCGTCCATGCGAGAGAGCGCGATGGCGGCGTTGTTGACGCGGTACTGTTCTTTGTCGGACAGCGCGCGGCGGAACATGCCGATCACGGCCGGGACTTGCATCTCTTTGAGGTGGTCCATGGCGGCCAGGCGGATCCGCTCATCGGGGTCGTCGAGCGCCCTTTTGAAAAGCGCGGTGAGCGATGTGTTGCCGCCGATCTGGCGGAGACGCTCCATGTAAAGGACTTTGAGGTTGTAGTCGTTCTCATTGTCCAGCTGATCGGCCAGGGCGGGAGTTGCGTTCCAGTCGTCGATCGCGCGGAAGTTGGCCAGCGCCTCGCCGCGGAGTTTTTCTTTGAACATCCACTTGCGCCAACGGCTGATCTTTGTTTTCCATTCGCCGGCTGCTCTGGCGCGTTCTTCTTCGGCCTGCTGCAGGGCGGCGTCCTGGCGATAGACCCACTTCCCTTTGTATCGGACTTCGCCGGCGTCGCTACGATGTTCGTCGGGGTTGACCCAGCGACCATCCACCAGGTTGTAGCCCAGGGCGTGGCGGGCGGCCACATGTTCCGGGTCCAGGGCAACGGCCTGCCGAAGATGGATCAGCCGTTCGTCCTTGAGGCCTGACTCCTGGCACCACTGGGCCATCGTCCAGTTTCCTTCGGCGGAGTTCGGCATGCGCGGCAGGATGGCTTCGTATTTCGCCTGTACGGGGCTGAGCGCTTCGTGCCGCTCGACAAAGTCCTTATCGAGGGCGATCTGTCCGCCCCGGGCGAGGCCGACCAGATAGGTTTCGCGGGGTTTCTGGTTCCGATTCAGCAGGTCGCCTTCTACCCGCCCGCCGGTGACCAGGTGGAACACATCGGCCGACGCAAAGTTGGAAAAAAGCAAGACCGTCGCCATCGCCGCCAGCAAACAGCGGCTTGTAAGATGTCGTTGAAGGTTCTGCATGCCAATTCCTTTTTTGCCCGCTCCCGGTGGGAGTAGATCGCCCCTTGTACCGTGTATTATCAATTCTTATTGCAGCTCTGTCCACCGAAACCGCCCTGTAAATGCTGGATTTTCCCGAGAGATGGCGAGTTCTGGGTGATTTGGGTTGTGCGGGCGTTTCCCTGTCCGGGATCCAGCAGGGCGTCCAAAGCATTGGGAAGGGCCGCCGGCGGCGTTGGGCGGATGGCGCCGGTCATGCGGCTTCTTCTGCCAGGCAGGGGGGTAACTTGTAGGGTTTTTTCGCGACTGCTAGAATCCCCTCTCCCCCTGTGAGGGCTTGCGAACGACGTAGCAACCGAAGGAATTTAGCTGGTGAATGCCCAAGACAAATTGAAGATCGCCGTTATCGGCGGCGACGGCACCGGTCCCGAAGTGACCGCCGAGGCGCTCAAGGTGCTGGCCGCCATCGCTCCGATGGAGAACATTGCCTACGAAACCACCGATTTCGACTTCGGCGGCGAGCGCTATCTGCGCACGGGCGAAATCCTGCCAGCCGGCGCGGTGGAGGAACTGCGAACGTTCGACGCCATTTTC is part of the Lignipirellula cremea genome and encodes:
- a CDS encoding efflux RND transporter periplasmic adaptor subunit → METQTAKPDKTTNASPTPTSLAQWSMGLVLLIAAVAAAAWYHKQLLPHLNAWLNPDAEIEADDHAGHDHSGHDHAGHDEGNSLELSAQARKNIGLKTAQVKLETFVRTASVPAIVIGRPGRAQIEVTATMGGRVTRVYPIEGEAVEPGQPLFDLRLTHEELVRAQSDLLRSAEELDVEVREIRRLETIVESGAVAGKRLLERQYEQGKIQAAINAQQQSLLLHGLSQEQVDSIMQDRKLVQSVTVLAPARPSHRADDADKYPFTVRTLSVRPGQYVDAGASLCLLMDYGQLYIQGRAFEQEAAELIEAAREGWGIRALPENSRKDVQPINGLKIVYVDNEVEADSRALHFYVNLPNRIVNESTSDDGHRFFTWQFKPGQRMQLLVPMERWDERIVLPIDAVAKDGVEYYVFQQNSDHFDRVPVQVEYQDQFFTVIANDGTIYPGDTVAMSGAAQLQMALKNKSGGAVDPHAGHNH
- a CDS encoding cysteine hydrolase family protein yields the protein MKRALLVIDVQQEYFTGALPITHPAGHLEKILQAMDAAAGKAATIVVQHHFPDPAKPFFQKGTPGWELHPEVQRRPHDLLIEKTLPGSFTNTPLEEWLSERQIDTVTIAGYMTHMCCDTTARQAVHRGLTVEFLSDATGTLALSNSAGQVTAEELHRAILCAQQMLLSEVLDVEDWTARLAEEAGPREATSS
- a CDS encoding FAD-dependent oxidoreductase, translating into MSPNVQTTVCVAGGGPAGIFLGYLLARSGVKVIVVEKHADFLRDFRGDTIHPSTLELLYELDLLEEFLPIVDFRAEQLKVNFEGQSVDGPTFAHLPTHCKFIGFVPQWDLLNLLSEKAREFPAFELRMNTKATDLIRENGKVVGVRCEGDQGEYEIRADLVVGADGRGSQLREATDRKPVEKGVPIDVLWFRLDRPENDDGHTLGWFRQNHMLVTIPRRTHYQVAMIIRKGAFPQIQEAGIQAFRDSVAATCPPLAASAQELGGWDEVKLLTVQINHLENWCDEGLLFIGDAAHAMSPMGGVGINLAVQDAVATANLLVEPLRKGTLALRDLQAVQARRSPPARRMQWVQVRMHAMIFDNSASPDKTFSLPWYARTFAWLFAPWLRRKAGKVVGMGFQPEHIQTQPHQG
- a CDS encoding vitamin K epoxide reductase family protein, which translates into the protein MPSELERTVPPYGHNPSAWSQRIPICILAMVAAGISSHLALYQWGLTENVWDPVFGDDSNKVITSDAAKRMFHMLGIHDAALGVLAYLGDAILGFAGSTRRWQYRPWLVILFGIDVIPLGIVSVVLVLLQATIIGYWCFLCLVTAAISLILVYWSWDEVRASLTYLWIVWKQDHNWRVLWNTFWGFPSPEAAAAAETLLAREVN
- a CDS encoding NAD-dependent epimerase/dehydratase family protein, encoding MNTTNNKQPVVLVTGSSGMLGQNACAALAAQGYLVFGLDVEEPADASDTPPSIEHIPCDLTDDASVQTALSQVRERVGVQIASVVHMAAYYDFSGEDSPLYQKITVEGTDRLLNALEGFQLEQFVFTSTMLVHAPCEVGERITEDDPLLAKWPYPQSKIDTERVIFEQHPQAPSVALRIAGVYTEEGVQPTLVQQIKRIYEKDFQSHFFPGDTAAGQTVVHLEDTIDAIVRCVDRRKSIPPHTAILVGEPNPPSYGQLQEAIGKLIHGKAWSTLYVPPLVAKAGAAVTDALSGGEAFIKPFMVDMADDHYALDISRAKSLLGWEPQHRLLEELPAMVNALQEDPDQWYRQNQLDR
- a CDS encoding HEAT repeat domain-containing protein, coding for MQNLQRHLTSRCLLAAMATVLLFSNFASADVFHLVTGGRVEGDLLNRNQKPRETYLVGLARGGQIALDKDFVERHEALSPVQAKYEAILPRMPNSAEGNWTMAQWCQESGLKDERLIHLRQAVALDPEHVAARHALGYNLVDGRWVNPDEHRSDAGEVRYKGKWVYRQDAALQQAEEERARAAGEWKTKISRWRKWMFKEKLRGEALANFRAIDDWNATPALADQLDNENDYNLKVLYMERLRQIGGNTSLTALFKRALDDPDERIRLAAMDHLKEMQVPAVIGMFRRALSDKEQYRVNNAAIALSRMDDKQAAPLLIEALTSIQRIQISGGGGGGGLGQINAGAGGLSAGSKAKILQKEVGNQGVLSALQHLTGGQLGFNKEQWRTWYAQTNTPTDVNLRRRDD